The Pseudofrankia inefficax genome window below encodes:
- a CDS encoding YciI family protein: protein MAQYLILIYENEAGYVDGGEAVNSRVMQGHITFNEKNAAAVSGGNALQPEATATSIRSDGAGGFAVTDGPFAETKEALGGYYLIEAANLDEAIAIAKEVPAEFGGVEVRPIRVFT from the coding sequence ATGGCGCAGTACCTGATCCTGATCTACGAGAACGAGGCCGGCTACGTCGACGGCGGCGAGGCGGTCAACAGCCGGGTCATGCAGGGGCACATCACCTTCAACGAGAAGAACGCCGCGGCGGTGAGCGGTGGCAACGCCCTGCAGCCGGAGGCCACCGCGACCTCGATCCGCTCGGACGGCGCCGGCGGGTTCGCCGTCACCGACGGGCCGTTCGCCGAGACCAAGGAGGCCCTCGGCGGCTACTACCTGATCGAGGCGGCCAACCTGGACGAGGCGATCGCGATCGCCAAGGAGGTCCCCGCCGAGTTCGGCGGCGTCGAGGTCCGCCCGATCCGGGTCTTCACCTGA
- a CDS encoding RNA polymerase sigma factor, whose protein sequence is MTKDPGASDREGRGSRAAAAAEVAAAVADAHRREWAFVLAATVRLTRDLDLAEECVQDAYARALTAWANEGIPTRPGGWLTTVARNRALDLLRRDATLRRSLPLLLEDETEPSPEEGLFASPGSLLGPANRGPAAWRSVRLPFGDAAQARPVGDLSELPVVPGAADDRLRLIFICCHPALAPEARVALTLRLLCGLTTVEVARAFLVAETTMAARITRAKKKIAAARIPYRLPPAQELPERVDAVLTVVHLLFTTGHTAPVGADLVRRDLVERAVDLARMLRLLLPDDPDVAGLLALILLTDARTAGRVGPDGRLLLLAEQDRAQWDRAAIDEGLGLVRAALVRRGSRPGPARLPGRFPLMAAIAAVHSGSPSWADTDWREIVGLYDLLAHRWPSPVVALNRAVAVGFADGPAAGLAALDELAAEPQLAGYGYLPAARADFLRSLGRIAEARLAYEEALLLTENTVERDFLTGRLAELGR, encoded by the coding sequence ATGACGAAGGACCCGGGTGCCTCCGACCGGGAGGGCCGCGGTTCGCGCGCGGCCGCGGCCGCCGAGGTGGCGGCCGCGGTCGCGGACGCGCACCGGCGCGAGTGGGCCTTCGTGCTCGCCGCGACGGTCCGGCTCACCCGCGACCTCGACCTCGCGGAGGAATGCGTCCAGGACGCGTACGCCCGCGCACTGACCGCGTGGGCCAACGAGGGAATCCCGACCCGGCCCGGCGGCTGGCTCACGACCGTCGCCCGCAACCGCGCCCTGGACCTGTTGCGCCGGGACGCGACGCTGCGCCGCAGCCTCCCGCTGCTGCTGGAGGACGAGACCGAGCCGAGCCCGGAGGAGGGCCTGTTCGCGTCGCCCGGCTCGCTTCTCGGTCCGGCCAACCGTGGCCCGGCCGCGTGGCGGTCAGTCCGCCTGCCGTTCGGCGACGCGGCCCAGGCCCGGCCCGTTGGAGACCTTTCCGAGCTGCCGGTGGTCCCGGGCGCCGCCGACGACCGGCTGCGGCTGATCTTCATCTGCTGCCATCCGGCGCTGGCCCCCGAGGCACGGGTGGCACTGACGCTGCGGCTGCTGTGCGGGCTCACGACGGTCGAGGTCGCGCGGGCGTTCCTCGTCGCCGAGACCACGATGGCCGCCCGGATCACCCGGGCCAAGAAGAAGATCGCCGCCGCTCGCATCCCGTATCGGCTGCCACCCGCCCAGGAGCTGCCCGAGCGGGTCGACGCGGTGCTCACCGTCGTCCACCTGCTGTTCACCACCGGCCACACCGCGCCCGTCGGGGCGGACCTCGTGCGCCGAGATCTGGTCGAGCGGGCCGTCGACCTGGCCAGGATGCTGCGGCTGCTGCTCCCGGACGACCCGGACGTCGCCGGCCTGCTCGCCCTGATCCTGCTGACCGACGCCCGGACGGCAGGGCGGGTCGGGCCCGACGGGCGGCTGCTGCTCCTGGCCGAGCAGGACCGGGCCCAGTGGGACCGGGCCGCGATCGACGAGGGCCTCGGGCTGGTGCGCGCGGCGCTGGTGCGCCGGGGGTCGCGGCCCGGGCCGGCCCGGTTGCCCGGCCGGTTCCCGTTGATGGCTGCGATCGCCGCCGTCCATTCCGGGTCGCCGAGCTGGGCTGACACCGACTGGCGGGAGATCGTCGGCCTCTACGACCTGCTGGCGCACCGCTGGCCCTCGCCGGTGGTGGCGCTCAACCGCGCGGTCGCGGTCGGCTTCGCCGACGGTCCGGCCGCCGGCCTCGCCGCCCTCGACGAGCTCGCCGCCGAGCCCCAGCTCGCCGGGTACGGCTACCTGCCCGCCGCCCGGGCCGACTTCCTGCGCTCCCTCGGCCGGATCGCCGAGGCTCGCCTCGCCTACGAGGAGGCCCTGCTGCTCACCGAGAACACGGTCGAGCGCGACTTCCTCACCGGCCGGCTGGCGGAGCTGGGCCGCTGA
- a CDS encoding SDR family NAD(P)-dependent oxidoreductase, with protein sequence MTTLAGGGQERVLAGKVAIVTGSGQGVGQGIALALAGAGAHVVVCGRTEATIDATRTEIEARGARALAVRCDVMVPDDLDRLVARTVEAFGTVDILVNSAMVVPAGTLLEISEEAVAAGWESGPLAALRLMRLCHPYLRGGGTVINVSSSASVNPSTHSRGVYAATKAALNALSRGAANEWGPDGIRVNTIFPLASTPALRRFAAEEPDAMADVIAGIPLRRLGDQETDIGAAAVFLASPASSYITGAILPVDGGAAYVR encoded by the coding sequence ATGACGACGCTGGCCGGGGGCGGGCAGGAACGGGTGTTAGCCGGCAAGGTCGCGATCGTGACCGGGTCCGGGCAGGGCGTCGGTCAGGGGATCGCCCTGGCGCTGGCCGGCGCGGGGGCGCACGTCGTGGTCTGCGGGCGCACCGAGGCGACGATCGACGCCACCCGGACCGAGATCGAGGCCCGGGGCGCCAGGGCCCTCGCGGTCCGCTGCGACGTGATGGTTCCCGACGACCTGGACCGCCTGGTGGCCCGGACCGTCGAAGCGTTCGGAACGGTCGACATCCTGGTCAACTCGGCGATGGTCGTCCCGGCGGGCACGCTGTTGGAGATCAGCGAGGAGGCCGTCGCGGCGGGCTGGGAGTCCGGCCCGCTCGCCGCCCTGCGCCTGATGCGGCTGTGCCACCCCTACCTGCGCGGCGGGGGCACCGTCATCAACGTCTCGTCGAGCGCCTCGGTGAACCCGTCGACGCACAGCCGGGGCGTGTACGCGGCGACGAAGGCCGCGTTGAACGCGCTTTCCCGCGGCGCCGCGAACGAATGGGGCCCCGACGGCATCCGGGTCAACACGATCTTCCCGCTGGCCAGCACCCCCGCGCTGCGGCGCTTCGCCGCGGAGGAGCCGGACGCGATGGCCGACGTCATCGCCGGCATCCCGCTGCGGCGCCTCGGCGACCAGGAGACGGACATCGGCGCGGCAGCCGTCTTCCTCGCGAGCCCCGCCTCCTCCTACATCACCGGCGCCATCCTGCCGGTGGACGGCGGCGCCGCCTACGTCCGGTAG
- a CDS encoding NAD(P)-dependent oxidoreductase, with product MRVAFLGMGKMGRLMAAHVLAGGHELTIWNRTPARAPELVAAGAREAGSVADAVADADVAVLMLFGPESAGEVMESVHVAAPTGLLVINGTTVGPEAARELGRAANAAGLRYVDAPVAGTLGPARDGTLKILVGASPADLAAARPVLELFGDPAKIVHVGEVGAGSALKLVVNLSLAEAMAGIAETLALGADLGLDRDLVVGELAGGFLGGVLGYKRAMIESGDFTPAAFTVEALAKDVRLACRATPRQLGVAQAVLQLTAEAARRGQGEHDFAAIADLPALDTDAAPPGAADPSRRPYSAYSAEA from the coding sequence GTGCGGGTGGCGTTTCTCGGGATGGGGAAGATGGGCCGGCTGATGGCGGCCCACGTGCTGGCCGGCGGGCATGAGCTCACGATCTGGAACCGGACGCCGGCACGGGCGCCCGAGCTGGTCGCGGCCGGTGCCCGCGAGGCCGGGTCGGTGGCGGACGCGGTGGCCGACGCCGACGTCGCGGTGCTGATGCTGTTCGGGCCGGAGTCGGCCGGCGAGGTGATGGAGTCCGTCCACGTGGCGGCCCCCACCGGTCTCCTGGTCATCAACGGGACCACAGTCGGGCCCGAGGCGGCTCGCGAGCTCGGCCGGGCCGCGAACGCCGCCGGGCTGCGCTACGTCGACGCCCCGGTCGCCGGGACCCTGGGCCCGGCCCGGGACGGCACGCTGAAGATCCTCGTCGGCGCGAGCCCGGCCGATCTCGCCGCGGCCAGGCCGGTACTCGAGCTGTTCGGTGACCCGGCGAAGATCGTCCATGTGGGCGAGGTCGGCGCCGGCAGCGCACTGAAGCTGGTGGTCAACCTGAGCCTCGCCGAGGCGATGGCCGGCATCGCCGAGACCCTCGCCCTGGGGGCCGACCTGGGCCTCGACCGGGATCTGGTCGTCGGTGAGCTGGCCGGCGGCTTCCTCGGCGGCGTGCTCGGCTACAAGCGGGCGATGATCGAGTCCGGGGACTTCACCCCGGCCGCGTTCACGGTCGAGGCGTTGGCGAAGGACGTCCGCCTCGCCTGCCGCGCGACCCCTCGCCAGCTCGGTGTGGCGCAGGCCGTGCTCCAGCTGACGGCCGAGGCCGCCCGCCGCGGCCAGGGTGAGCACGACTTCGCCGCCATCGCGGACCTGCCGGCGCTGGACACCGACGCCGCGCCACCCGGCGCCGCGGACCCGTCCCGTCGCCCCTACTCGGCGTACTCGGCCGAGGCCTGA